The bacterium genome has a segment encoding these proteins:
- a CDS encoding LysM peptidoglycan-binding domain-containing protein, whose product MIYEANNDIIKDPNLIYPGWVLFIPGLNEWKVISGDCLWKIANSVAVYGNASKWPQIYEANKDQIRDPDLIYPNQVFKIPR is encoded by the coding sequence ATGATTTACGAGGCGAACAACGATATCATCAAGGACCCGAATCTGATCTATCCGGGCTGGGTGCTCTTTATCCCCGGTCTTAACGAATGGAAGGTCATATCGGGCGACTGCCTCTGGAAGATAGCGAATTCGGTGGCCGTCTATGGAAATGCATCCAAGTGGCCGCAGATTTACGAGGCAAACAAGGATCAGATCAGAGATCCAGATCTGATTTATCCCAATCAGGTTTTCAAAATTCCGCGCTAA